The genomic segment GGGTTGAAACTCGAATATCTCACTGTGAAAGAGCCACGAGAGATTTGGAAAAAtctaaaagaaagatttgaccATCAACGAACTGTAATTCTCCAAGAGCCCGATATGAATGGATGCACCTACGGTTACAAGATTTTAAGTCCGTAAGTGACTATAACTCTGCATTATTCAAGAATAGTTCCACACTGATACTTTGTGGAGAGAAAGTCACTGATCAAGACATGTTAGAAAAAACATTCTTCACTTTTCATGCATCAAACGTGCTCCTGCAGCAGCAATATCGTGAACATGGATTTCAAAGGTACTCTGAACTCATCTCATGCTTACTAGTTGCTGAACAAAACAATGAGCTGCTAATGAAAAATCACCAAATGTGCCTAACTGGATCCACACCATTTCCTGAAGCAAATGGAACTACATTTCCTGAAAAATATGTAATTGCATTTCCTGAAGCGAATGCTAATtccactcaaaatcataacaatggacgtggacgtggacgtggacgtgggcGTGAGCGTGGCCAAAGAAGATACTATCAGCAACAAAATGGAAAGAAACATAAAACAAGCCACCAGCAGTGGAATTCCAATAATGAAGAAGCAAAGGAGAAGAGTTCCAAAATATATGAAGAAAAATGTTATAGATGTGGAATGGAAGGGCATTGGTCTCGTACATGTCGTACGGCAAAACATCTTGTGGATCTATACCAAAAATCAATCAAGGAAAATGGAAAAATGGAGATAAATTTTGTGGAAAATGATGATCCAATTGATATAACTCACTTAGACGTCTCTGATTTCTTTGCTAATCCAGATGAAAATATAGATAATTTGATTGGTGGTGGTGTGTTAGAAAATAATAAGTAATTACTTTCATTGCTCTTGTTTCTACTTTGAATTTCTATTGTTTATTAGGTTATCGTGGTCTcgtttttattttgatgttcaGTTCATGTTTAGGATTTGTCATGGAGGTTTATTTTGTTATTCAATAAATGTTTTCattattcaataaatatttCCTTTGAAAGCTTTACacattatttattgaatttagcttattgaattatatttttattttagattaACGATGAAATGTCAGGATGAATGCTTAGTGGATAGTGGTACAACACATAccattcttcaaaataaaaggTATTTTTTGGAGTTAACATTAGCTGAAAATAATGTTACAACAATATCGGGTGCATCAAAAATTATTGAAGGTTATGGAaaggcaaaaatcattttaccaaATAATACAAGCCTATATTTTGAAAATGCCCTATATGCGAGCAAATCCAGTAGAAATTTGCTTAGCTTTAAAGACATCCGCCTAAATGGATACCATATTGAAACATTAAATGAAAACAATTTCGAATACCTTTGCATAACATCTATTATATCTGGCCAGAAgcagataaaagaaaaattatgtgcACTTCCTTCTGGAATGTATTTTACAACAATAAAAACAGTCGAAGCAAACATTGTCACAAACCAGAAGTTTGTTGACCAACAGAGCTTCAAATTATGGCATGATCGACTTGATCACCCTGGGGCAACAATGATGCGcataataataattaactcaCATGGACACCCTCTAAAGAACCAGAAGATTCTTTTACATAATCATTATCAATGTGTAGCTTGCTCACAAGGCAAACTAATTATAAGACCTTCCCCTACAAAGATTGATGTTGAAATCCCAACCTTCTTGGAGAGAATTCATGGGGATATTTGTGGACCTATACacccaccatgtggaccatttcgATACttcatggtattgattgatgcgtcTACTAGATGGCCACATGTTAGTTTGCTTTCAACTCGAAATATAGCTTTTGCTAGATTACttgcgcaaattattaaattacgaGCTCAATTCCCATATCACTCAATCAAGACAATTCGTCTTGATAATGCTGCTGAATTTAAATCGCAGACAtttaatgattattgtatgtcaataGGGATTTCAGTTGAGCATTCGGTTGCCCATGTCCATACACAAAATGGCTTAGTAGAGTCATTTATTAAGCGTTTGCAATTCATTGCTAGACCATTATTGATGAGAACCAAACTTCCATCATCTGTGTGGGGACATGCCATATTACATGCTGCATCATTGATTCGTATAAGGCCAACTAATTATCACCAATAATCACCCTTACAACTTGCTTATGGTCGAGAGCCTGATGTTTCTCACCTTCGAGTATTTGGTTGTGCAGTACAAGTCCCTCTCCCACCTACACAGCGAACCAAAATGGGCCCACAACGTAGACTTGGGATTTATGTGGGATATGATTCACCATCTATTATTAGATTTTTGGAACCTTTAACATGAGATTTGTTTACTGCGAGATTTGCAGATTGCCACTTCGATGAATTGGAATTTCCAAATCTAGGAGAAATAAAGTTGTGTCCCGAAGAACAACAAAAGATTTGTTGGAATGAGAAAACACTATCTCATTATGATTCTCGAAATAATCAATGTGAGCAAGAATTTGAAAGAATCATTCACTTGCAAAGAATTGCAAATCAATTGCCCGATGCTTTTGTTAATACAAAGAATGTGACAAAGTCACATATACATGCAGAGAATACCCCTGTAAAAATTGATGTCCCCGTAGGACCAGCTATTATTCAACCTGCAAATGAATCTAAAATACGCCAGAAGCATGGTCGACCAATTGGTTCAAAGGATATTgtacctcgaaaaagaaaagtacaagagaaagaaaattcaaaagctcaatttatttatttaatatataattatattatattattaaaatataaagattcaaaaattATAGAACATAATAATTGGGACTTGAGTTCGACTTGAAAAAGTTTGAATATGTTTGAGTTTGAGTTCGACTCGAATGCAATAAACTCgaatacaaatcaaatattttttcgaATGgacttaaaaaatttgaacataTTCGATTATCTTACGTCAGATCTGTTACCAAAGAGTCTCTCGAGTCCGACGCCAAATTGTGACTAGTG from the Primulina tabacum isolate GXHZ01 chromosome 16, ASM2559414v2, whole genome shotgun sequence genome contains:
- the LOC142529410 gene encoding uncharacterized protein LOC142529410 encodes the protein MTNIIKLEFEAHDLTGKNYLSWILDAEVHLISMNLEDTIKEGNEMSQQDRANALIFLRHHLNDGLKLEYLTVKEPREIWKNLKERFDHQRTNSSTLILCGEKVTDQDMLEKTFFTFHASNVLLQQQYREHGFQRYSELISCLLVAEQNNELLMKNHQMCLTGSTPFPEANGTTFPEKYVIAFPEANANSTQNHNNGRGRGRGRGRERGQRRYYQQQNGKKHKTSHQQWNSNNEEAKEKSSKIYEEKCYRCGMEGHWSRTCRTAKHLVDLYQKSIKENGKMEINFVENDDPIDITHLDVSDFFANPDENIDNLIGGGVLENNK